In Acholeplasma equirhinis, the following proteins share a genomic window:
- a CDS encoding YggS family pyridoxal phosphate-dependent enzyme gives MSFLDYKDKILCASKYFSVSEMNRIYDLGIRHFGENYAQDLLKKKSELSHSDIKWHLIGHLQTNKVKMIINEIDYLDSLDSIKLAIEIQKHRKNPLNCLIQINLAEESQKSGILLKDLDYFYQEIKKYDKINLIGFMTIGVHDDAEKTAEIFQKLAELKDQYGLHMLSMGMSNDYQLALQYGSDMLRIGSLFKEVI, from the coding sequence ATGAGCTTTTTAGATTATAAAGATAAAATTCTTTGTGCATCTAAATACTTTAGTGTTTCTGAAATGAATAGGATTTATGATCTAGGTATTCGACACTTTGGTGAAAACTACGCCCAAGATTTACTTAAGAAAAAAAGTGAACTTAGTCATTCAGATATTAAATGGCATCTCATTGGACACTTACAAACCAACAAAGTCAAAATGATTATCAATGAAATTGATTATTTAGATTCTCTAGATTCAATAAAGCTTGCAATTGAAATCCAAAAACACAGAAAAAACCCATTAAATTGTTTAATTCAAATCAATTTAGCGGAAGAATCACAAAAATCTGGCATTTTACTTAAAGATTTAGATTACTTTTATCAAGAGATAAAAAAATATGATAAAATAAATCTAATCGGTTTTATGACAATTGGCGTGCATGATGATGCAGAAAAAACTGCTGAAATCTTCCAAAAATTGGCTGAACTTAAGGATCAATATGGACTACATATGCTTTCAATGGGGATGAGCAATGATTATCAACTTGCACTCCAATATGGAAGTGATATGTTACGAATTGGTTCATTATTTAAAGAGGTAATTTAA